The following proteins come from a genomic window of Frankia casuarinae:
- a CDS encoding 3-dehydroquinate synthase II family protein, with the protein MKLYWVEIHGAGPLLTAVAEEAIHQRVDAVVSDDPANLSTLPPTVKKVLLTKDGSLGEDLDGVDVVILDAERERIHELSATYPHVEFGRYLEVTDAQTLDAACAAAQEWAWTVLRFRDETKIPLEIVLAAAHKSQGSVITVVHDTDEANVVLGCLERGADGIMLAPKAVGELSALKAVAAGGSFSLQLEELEVIETSHVGMGERACVDTCSMFGENEGILVGSHSKGMILACSETHPLPYMPTRPFRVNAGAVHSYTMSMAGRTNYLSELQAGGRVLAVDADGRARPVTVGRIKIETRPLRMITAKSPSGRVADLIVQDDWHVRVLGPGGVVINVTELQPGTKVLGYLPVEDRHVGYPIDEFCIEK; encoded by the coding sequence ATGAAACTGTACTGGGTTGAGATCCATGGCGCTGGACCGCTCTTGACCGCGGTCGCGGAGGAGGCGATTCACCAGAGGGTCGACGCCGTCGTCTCCGACGATCCCGCCAACCTGTCCACGTTGCCGCCGACGGTCAAGAAGGTTCTGCTGACCAAGGACGGCTCCCTGGGCGAAGACCTGGACGGCGTTGATGTCGTCATCCTCGATGCCGAACGGGAGCGGATTCACGAGCTGTCAGCTACCTACCCGCACGTCGAGTTCGGCAGGTATCTCGAGGTGACCGATGCGCAGACGCTCGATGCCGCCTGCGCAGCCGCCCAGGAATGGGCGTGGACCGTCCTCCGGTTCCGCGACGAGACGAAGATCCCGCTGGAGATCGTCCTGGCCGCGGCGCACAAGTCCCAGGGCAGCGTGATCACCGTTGTTCACGACACGGACGAGGCCAACGTCGTGCTCGGCTGCCTGGAGCGTGGCGCCGACGGCATCATGCTGGCGCCGAAGGCTGTCGGCGAGTTGTCCGCGCTTAAGGCCGTGGCCGCCGGGGGTTCCTTCTCGCTCCAGCTCGAGGAACTGGAAGTCATCGAGACCAGTCATGTGGGAATGGGCGAGCGGGCCTGCGTCGACACCTGCAGCATGTTCGGCGAGAACGAGGGAATCCTAGTGGGCTCACACTCCAAGGGAATGATCCTTGCGTGCAGCGAGACGCATCCACTGCCCTACATGCCGACACGGCCGTTTCGGGTAAACGCCGGCGCGGTTCATTCCTACACGATGTCGATGGCCGGCCGCACCAACTACCTCAGCGAGCTACAGGCGGGCGGAAGAGTGCTGGCCGTCGACGCGGACGGCCGCGCTCGGCCGGTGACCGTCGGCCGGATCAAGATCGAGACGCGACCTCTTCGAATGATCACCGCGAAGTCCCCGTCCGGCCGAGTGGCAGATCTCATCGTCCAGGACGATTGGCACGTGCGGGTTCTCGGGCCGGGCGGCGTGGTCATCAACGTCACCGAGCTCCAACCGGGTACAAAGGTGCTCGGATACCTGCCGGTCGAAGACCGGCACGTCGGCTACCCGATCGACGAGTTCTGCATCGAAAAATAG
- a CDS encoding 2-amino-3,7-dideoxy-D-threo-hept-6-ulosonate synthase produces MPNYPFSRLVRLRRLYRHHRGRLFMVPLDHSVTDGPLSRRRSLDELIEGISRGAVDAVVLHKGSLRYLNAVRFDHMSLIVQLSASTRHAPDPDAKILVASVEEALRLGADAVSVHVNLGSAQESRQIADLAAVADSCDRWGVPLLAMMYPRGPRIADPPNAELCMHAAVLAADLGADIVKIPRLGSTDELRDVVAASPIPTVVAGGSSMEPEEYLAELAAAMRSGVGGVAIGRNVFQAPDPCAMARRIAQIVHDPLEVARKQPRVQHSGAVG; encoded by the coding sequence ATGCCCAACTACCCGTTCTCGCGGCTCGTTCGGCTTCGGAGGCTGTATCGTCACCACCGTGGCCGTCTGTTTATGGTGCCGCTGGACCACTCCGTCACCGACGGTCCACTCAGCCGACGTCGCTCACTTGATGAGCTGATCGAGGGAATCTCCCGCGGCGCCGTCGACGCGGTTGTACTGCACAAAGGAAGCCTGCGGTACCTAAACGCCGTCCGCTTCGACCACATGTCGTTGATCGTGCAACTTTCAGCCAGCACCAGACACGCTCCGGACCCCGACGCGAAGATCCTGGTGGCGAGCGTCGAAGAGGCGCTTCGTCTGGGGGCCGACGCCGTCAGCGTCCACGTGAACCTGGGTTCGGCACAGGAGAGCCGTCAGATCGCGGACTTGGCGGCGGTGGCGGACTCCTGTGACCGGTGGGGCGTTCCCCTGCTCGCCATGATGTATCCGCGGGGCCCGAGGATCGCTGACCCGCCCAACGCGGAGTTGTGCATGCACGCGGCTGTGCTGGCCGCGGACCTCGGTGCGGACATAGTCAAGATTCCTCGCCTCGGCTCGACCGACGAGCTACGCGACGTGGTGGCCGCCTCACCGATCCCGACGGTCGTGGCGGGTGGCTCCTCAATGGAACCCGAAGAATACCTCGCCGAACTCGCGGCGGCGATGCGGTCCGGGGTCGGCGGTGTCGCGATCGGCCGGAATGTCTTTCAGGCCCCCGACCCCTGCGCGATGGCGCGTCGAATCGCCCAGATCGTGCACGATCCGCTTGAGGTTGCCAGGAAGCAGCCGAGGGTGCAGCATAGCGGCGCGGTCGGCTGA
- a CDS encoding aspartate kinase, whose translation MAIIVQKYGGSSLATIEKIRGVARRVVDTAAAGKQVVVVVSARGRTTDELLGEARALGGHWRSRESDQLVSTGEVVSAATTALALRELGQPAVSMTGGQAGIQVSGEFGSAAVHSVTPDRLRTSLEEGKVVVVAGFQGVDASGDVRTLGRGGSDTTAVALAAALGATCEIYTDVDGVYTADPRLVPRARLLPTVPAPLMHEMAHTGAGILHPRAVDLAATRRIPVQVRNSLGTNPGTVVEVVPGNPLESDGVVAAVTQDEDTTLVMMRGRGEPLDSWAALARMASAKVAPADLFALADSTHGSTLGFTSSPARQIDLAHIARQAGGTVELRDDLGRLSLVGTRMNLCGAVIETLAEILSTHGIRSPWIAISERRISILVPRGGMRRLALTIHDALVLGRGLEAHSSDR comes from the coding sequence ATGGCGATTATCGTACAGAAATACGGTGGCAGCTCACTCGCGACGATCGAGAAGATTCGCGGCGTAGCGCGACGGGTGGTCGACACTGCGGCGGCGGGAAAGCAGGTCGTCGTCGTAGTGTCCGCCCGCGGCAGGACTACCGACGAGCTGCTCGGCGAGGCTCGCGCGCTCGGCGGGCACTGGCGCAGCCGGGAGTCCGACCAACTGGTCTCGACCGGCGAGGTCGTGTCGGCGGCGACCACGGCGCTCGCCCTGCGGGAGCTCGGCCAGCCCGCGGTGTCCATGACCGGCGGGCAGGCCGGCATACAGGTCAGCGGAGAGTTCGGCTCCGCTGCTGTCCATTCGGTGACTCCGGACCGGCTCAGAACGAGTCTCGAGGAGGGCAAGGTTGTCGTCGTCGCAGGCTTCCAGGGAGTCGACGCCAGCGGCGACGTGCGAACCCTCGGGCGAGGCGGCTCGGATACCACCGCCGTCGCGCTGGCAGCGGCCCTGGGCGCTACCTGCGAGATCTACACCGACGTCGACGGTGTCTACACCGCCGACCCGAGGCTGGTTCCGCGGGCACGGCTGCTTCCCACCGTACCGGCGCCCCTCATGCACGAGATGGCGCACACCGGCGCTGGCATCCTCCATCCGCGCGCGGTGGACCTGGCCGCCACGAGGAGAATCCCGGTCCAGGTCCGGAACTCGCTCGGGACGAATCCAGGCACGGTCGTCGAGGTCGTGCCGGGAAACCCGCTGGAATCTGACGGCGTCGTCGCGGCGGTCACCCAGGACGAGGACACCACGCTCGTCATGATGCGCGGCCGCGGCGAACCTCTCGACTCCTGGGCCGCGCTCGCGCGAATGGCGTCGGCGAAAGTCGCGCCGGCCGATCTCTTCGCGCTGGCCGACTCGACGCATGGAAGCACGCTTGGATTCACCAGCAGCCCGGCCAGGCAGATCGACCTGGCGCATATCGCACGCCAGGCCGGCGGCACTGTGGAACTGCGTGATGATCTGGGGCGGCTATCGCTGGTCGGAACCAGGATGAACCTGTGCGGCGCGGTCATCGAAACGCTGGCCGAGATTCTTTCGACGCACGGGATCCGCAGTCCGTGGATCGCTATCTCGGAGCGACGTATATCCATCCTGGTCCCCAGGGGCGGGATGCGTCGGCTGGCGCTGACCATACATGACGCGCTGGTGCTCGGCCGAGGGCTCGAGGCGCACTCATCGGATCGATGA
- a CDS encoding ATP-grasp domain-containing protein — MPHGHAAHDHAPTGFPNTYVSRAHLGYQWRGTAEALYLLSSVPDLVMLDSATPHIRSVSKFAMIHRLTQVGVPTQPTRSCSSIADFEAACAEWGSTVVKPSIGFGGHDVERFLDGDDEKGRLKVGDLLKTYGTLLCQPYFPHSGVLRVTTIGDQPSVSFNQVTGDDGWKPNHGHKWVYHAEDDEEYCACCTPRVKRLRNEMVDPKPEMVDLALRAAAAMELSMAGVDIIESDGQAMVLEVNACPGFSSLQSDLRTKIGEEIVQLAEERVKSVR, encoded by the coding sequence GTGCCCCACGGTCACGCCGCCCACGATCATGCCCCAACGGGATTTCCGAATACGTACGTCTCACGCGCCCACCTCGGTTATCAGTGGCGCGGCACCGCGGAGGCGCTCTACCTGCTGTCCAGCGTGCCCGACCTGGTGATGCTCGACTCCGCGACGCCGCACATCCGGTCGGTCAGCAAGTTCGCGATGATCCACCGGCTCACGCAAGTCGGAGTGCCGACCCAGCCCACCAGGTCCTGCTCCAGCATCGCCGACTTTGAGGCGGCCTGCGCCGAATGGGGCTCGACCGTCGTCAAGCCCTCGATCGGCTTCGGCGGTCACGATGTCGAGCGATTCCTCGACGGCGACGACGAGAAGGGAAGGCTGAAGGTCGGTGACCTGCTGAAGACGTACGGGACCCTTCTCTGCCAGCCGTACTTCCCCCATTCCGGGGTGCTGCGGGTGACGACGATCGGGGACCAACCGTCGGTCTCCTTCAACCAGGTCACCGGCGATGACGGCTGGAAGCCGAACCACGGTCACAAGTGGGTCTACCACGCCGAGGACGACGAGGAGTACTGCGCCTGCTGCACGCCGCGGGTAAAGCGACTCCGGAACGAGATGGTCGATCCGAAGCCGGAGATGGTGGACCTCGCGCTTCGTGCCGCAGCGGCCATGGAGCTGAGCATGGCCGGTGTCGACATCATCGAGAGCGACGGTCAGGCGATGGTCCTGGAGGTCAACGCTTGCCCCGGGTTCAGCTCACTCCAGTCGGATCTGCGCACGAAGATCGGCGAAGAGATCGTGCAGCTGGCCGAAGAACGGGTGAAATCCGTCCGCTGA
- a CDS encoding IS66 family transposase, with translation MTVVESGAGAAASGEVAEGAALLAENAWLRARVAELLTDIAGLVAREATREAEVVELRLQLEALQAELATLRRMLFGRSSERECGGSPAVGSPDGGDGCGDGARGEAAGSAGRRRGPGARSGRRSYDHLSRDEVDCDFEGGGYGCLSCGQPFTPWGEHVVEQLDWLVTVRVRVSRRRRYRRGCRCGGSLTVTAPGPSKAIGKGLFTHRFLAMLIVERYVAGRSQNSLVTGLARHGAQLSPATLTGACAQVAGLLAPLAEQIVGRSRGSWHLHADETTWRVFTPTGGGGPARWWLWVFLGPDSVCFVMDATRSTAVLAEHVGLDPDSGQLTDDADGGPRRLVLSSDFYTVYVSAGRRADGLVNLYCWAHARRYFVRAGDANPAQLGIWARQWVERIRALYTAHGELAAAWHTAAAAPSPATEKRLAAAYAGWDTAITVIDTVRREQTASPGLQEPARKALATLDREWDGLVAHRDYPMIGMDNNPAERAIRGPVVTRRNAGGSRTEDTARHAATIFTVTATAAMHNLNLLTYLENYLDACGRAGGKPPTGADLDRFLPWAASPEDLTTWQQPPG, from the coding sequence GTGACGGTTGTCGAGTCGGGGGCGGGCGCTGCCGCGAGCGGTGAGGTTGCCGAGGGCGCGGCGCTGCTGGCGGAGAACGCCTGGCTGCGGGCCCGGGTCGCGGAGCTGTTGACGGACATCGCCGGGCTGGTCGCGCGGGAGGCGACGCGTGAGGCCGAGGTGGTGGAGCTGCGTCTCCAGCTCGAGGCGTTGCAGGCGGAGCTGGCGACGTTGCGGCGGATGCTGTTCGGCCGGTCGTCGGAACGGGAGTGCGGCGGGTCGCCGGCCGTGGGTTCGCCGGATGGCGGGGACGGTTGTGGCGACGGGGCGCGGGGCGAGGCCGCCGGGTCGGCAGGCCGGCGGCGGGGGCCGGGCGCGCGCTCGGGCCGGCGGAGCTACGACCATCTGTCCCGCGACGAGGTCGACTGCGACTTCGAGGGCGGGGGCTATGGCTGCCTGTCGTGTGGGCAGCCGTTCACGCCGTGGGGCGAGCATGTCGTCGAGCAGCTCGACTGGCTGGTGACGGTGCGGGTTCGGGTGTCGAGGCGGCGCCGGTATCGGCGGGGCTGCCGCTGTGGCGGGTCGTTGACGGTGACCGCGCCGGGACCGTCGAAGGCGATCGGGAAGGGCCTGTTCACGCACCGGTTCCTCGCGATGCTGATCGTGGAGCGCTATGTCGCGGGCCGTTCGCAGAACTCGCTGGTCACCGGGTTGGCCCGGCACGGCGCCCAGCTCTCGCCGGCGACGCTGACCGGGGCGTGCGCCCAGGTCGCGGGCCTGCTCGCCCCACTCGCCGAGCAGATCGTCGGGCGGTCGCGGGGGTCGTGGCACCTGCACGCCGACGAGACGACCTGGCGGGTGTTCACCCCGACCGGCGGCGGCGGGCCGGCCCGCTGGTGGCTGTGGGTGTTCCTGGGGCCGGACAGCGTCTGTTTCGTGATGGACGCGACCCGCTCGACGGCGGTGCTCGCCGAACACGTCGGCCTCGACCCGGACAGCGGCCAGCTGACCGACGACGCCGACGGCGGACCGCGCCGCCTCGTGCTGTCGTCGGACTTCTACACCGTGTACGTCTCCGCCGGCCGCCGCGCCGATGGCCTGGTCAACCTGTACTGCTGGGCGCACGCGCGGCGGTACTTCGTGCGGGCCGGCGACGCGAACCCCGCCCAGCTCGGGATCTGGGCCCGCCAGTGGGTCGAGCGGATCCGCGCGCTCTACACCGCGCACGGCGAGCTCGCCGCCGCCTGGCACACCGCCGCCGCGGCCCCGTCGCCGGCCACCGAGAAGCGGCTCGCCGCCGCGTACGCCGGCTGGGACACCGCGATCACCGTGATCGACACGGTTCGCCGCGAGCAGACGGCCTCGCCCGGCCTGCAGGAACCCGCGCGCAAGGCGCTCGCGACCCTGGACCGGGAATGGGACGGGCTGGTCGCCCACCGCGACTACCCCATGATCGGCATGGACAACAACCCGGCGGAAAGGGCGATCAGGGGCCCGGTCGTGACCCGGCGCAACGCCGGCGGCTCCCGCACCGAGGACACCGCCCGCCACGCCGCCACGATCTTCACGGTCACCGCGACCGCCGCGATGCACAACCTGAACCTGCTGACCTACCTGGAGAACTACCTCGACGCCTGCGGCCGGGCCGGCGGCAAGCCGCCGACCGGCGCCGACCTCGACCGGTTCCTGCCCTGGGCCGCCAGCCCCGAGGACCTCACCACCTGGCAACAGCCTCCCGGCTGA